One genomic segment of Homo sapiens chromosome 14, GRCh38.p14 Primary Assembly includes these proteins:
- the LBHD2 gene encoding LBH domain-containing protein 2: MSTPRPAPPQPGAAEGAGGPEGKAVAGAWEKGPRLGQRLPSIVVEPSEADPVESGELRWPLESAQRGPSQSRAAAAPSPSLPGEPGKAADNAGSECACSEDPAAPARG; encoded by the exons ATGAGCACCCCCCGGCCTGCTCCACCACAGCCAGGCGCTGCTGAGGGGGCTGGAGGCCCAGAAGGGAAG gctgtggcaggtgcctgGGAGAAGGGCCCTCGGCTGGGCCAGCGGCTGCCCTCAATCGTGGTGGAGCCCAGCGAGGCGGACCCTGTGGAAAGTGGGGAGCTGCGCTGGCCCCTGGAGAGTGCCCAGAGGGGCCCCTCTCAGAGCCGGGCTGCTGCTG CCCCCTCGCCGAGTCTGCCCGGAGAACCAGGGAAAGCTGCAGATAACGCTGGCAGCGAGTGTGCCTGCTCCGAGGACCCAGCAGCCCCGGCCCGGGGATAG